The DNA region ATCCCACATGGGCTTTTCTTCATAGTGAATTCACAATCATATGTATACTTCTGATGTAAAACCCAATGCTGAAAAAGAGAAGTGAAATACAGTCACGTCATAGAAGAATCATGACACTGATGGGATGGGATGACACACACTCAAAAGCACACGACTTAAATGTTTAACAATTAGATGGGAAAAACCTGACCGAGACAATCGTTAGGGGGAGACCCTTGTCTGGGTCTCCCCCTAACTCCACCTTGATAGTATAAAGACTGGTCCTCTGTACACCACCACAACGCAGAGAATAAAGCTTGACACCTGAAGTCACAACACTTTACTCCTCATTCACTCTCCACCCTACCTGGACCAACTCTAAGCCAGCATGTTCACCCCTCGTCTTGCTATGCTGTCTGTGCTTGTTCTGGTACTCAGTGCCATCACTTTTACCGAAGGTAAGCGACTGTAACTGTAATGTTTGTATTTTTGCTCGtatttttgagtgtgtgtgtgtgtgtgtgtcccaatcTGACCTAtaagtgtgtgttctgtgtgttgtctaggcctgcgTATGGCAAGCGGACCGAAGAAATGTTGTTTTACCTTTGCTGATCGTCAGATACCCAGAGGTAGAGTGGTGGGTTACACCAAGACCAGCCAGCAGTGCTCCAACCCAGCCATTCTGTGAGTAACCTTATTGTTATTtagctgttactgtctgagaGTGGACATGTGGCGATTAGTGCTTGAGGGTGATTTCTAAGTTAGTGTGAACCGAACACTCAAGGTACTGAAAGAATCAAAGAAAAGTGTTATGTTGTAATATTACaggtgtcagacagacagagagccatTGATTCCATCATACTGCGACTGGGATAGTTATAGGACTGACAGGGAATGATTGGCATTCGTGGTCCAAATCCTCAAAGAAATCAGTGTAAGAGACCGGtccacaaagagagagagtgagcttcTTCTTTTTGGTGACTATCCCTCTGTTGTAAAAACCCAGAATGTGTTCCTCTTTCCTGTGATCAACTTTCACTACCTCACTTTCACGTCGTCATGCAGTTTCCTTTAAAAATAAGAACAAAAGTCCTCTGACATCATCATCTAAAACTAGGTTAAAAATCTAACATAGATCTAAAACAGGATGTCATAAGTCATGAGTGAGCCTAGGATGTCTTGCATGTGATTGTCCCTATGCGGTGTTGTTACTGTTATGCTGTGCTAATAACCCTGTTTTTCTATGTCCAGGTTTAAGACTCGGGCGGGGCGACAGGTGTGTGCCAGGTCCTCAGACAGATGGGTGAAGGACTACATCAACTTCCTGGACAGCAAGAAGTCTGGGGAGCAGACACCACTCCTGTAACCATGGTGATCGGACCGTCAGCTGCGTCAACATCAAAGCAAATCCTTCAGAACCTCTTTTGTACCTCTATTTCACAAGGACATGGCCAGTGATCTGCCTCAGAGAGAGCAGTCATGGTCCTGAGCCAAAACACCACCTGGATCTGGGGAAATAGATAAGCTAGATGATCTCTATATAACTGTAACACTGTGAGCAGCCTGTATACCTTTCTCTTTAGCATTTGTTGCCTGTGATCAAATG from Oncorhynchus mykiss isolate Arlee chromosome 1, USDA_OmykA_1.1, whole genome shotgun sequence includes:
- the ccl4 gene encoding CCL4 protein precursor (The RefSeq protein has 1 substitution compared to this genomic sequence) codes for the protein MFTPRLAMLSVLVLVLSAITFTEGLRMASGPKKCCFTFADRQIPRGRVVGYTKTSQQCSNPAILFKTQAGRQVCARSSDRWVKDYINFLDSKKSGEQTPLL